Proteins co-encoded in one Pseudochaenichthys georgianus chromosome 22, fPseGeo1.2, whole genome shotgun sequence genomic window:
- the LOC117467326 gene encoding jun dimerization protein 2-like, with translation MQRFPLFKIYSRPSADQKRGHLLHLGSKSAVVPTESDAMPGQIPDPSVTAGSLPSLGPLAGISATTLTDRLKFGDFQQYSTLLSPLHFLDSLGKRPMVIKTERDEEVDRRKRRREKNKVAAARCRNKKKERTDYLQQESDRLEMLNSDLKAQIEELKLERQQLILMLNRHRPTCIVRTDSVKSPESEANPLLQQLEDK, from the exons ATGCAACGATTTCcactttttaaaatctactctCGACCATCGGCTGACCAGAAGAGAGGACATTTGTTGCACCTGGGATCAAAGTCAG CTGTGGTCCCGACCGAGTCTGACGCGATGCCAGGACAGATCCCTGATCCCTCTGTGACAGCAGGCTCCCTGCCCAGCCTGGGCCCCCTGGCTGGGATCTCAGCCACCACACTGACTGACAGGCTCAAATTTGGTGACTTCCAGCAGTACAGTACATTGCTGTCCCCTCTGCACTTCCTGGACAGTCTGGGGAAGAGGCCCATGGTTATCAAAACAGAG AGAGATGAAGAGGTTGACAGGAGGAAACGAAGGCGGGAGAAGAACAAAGTGGCTGCAGCACGATGTCGAAACAAAAAGAAGGAGAGAACGGATTATCTACAACAG GAATCGGACCGACTAGAGATGTTAAACTCTGACCTTAAAGCCCAGATTGAGGAGCTGAAGCTGGAGCGACAGCAGTTGATCCTCATGCTCAACCGGCACCGCCCCACGTGCATCGTCAGGACAGACAGTGTCAAATCCCCGGAGAGCGAGGCCAACCCTCTGCTGCAGCAGCTGGAGGACAAGTGA